Proteins co-encoded in one Ralstonia sp. RRA genomic window:
- a CDS encoding polysaccharide deacetylase family protein, which yields MKTGLSMLRTMAATAALGLCALATAAPGGVNAGACKGTVYLTFDTGSMSQAQLIADTLRRHRIHATFFLANEKTVNGDSTLDDGWAPYWKSLAADGHAFGTHTFDHVYYKGEAGAGKVRFRPQFGEQGGRNVVWGEPEFCAELKRSAERFKAVTGQPMDPLWRAPGGHLSATTEGWAKQCGFAHVAWAPAGFLGDELPSERYPNDALLQKALSNLRDGDITMAHLGIWSRKDPWAPADLEPLITGLERKGFCFATLRDHPQYKAWFAAHPAAR from the coding sequence ATGAAAACAGGCCTGTCGATGCTGCGCACGATGGCCGCCACGGCGGCGTTGGGGCTGTGCGCGCTGGCCACGGCCGCCCCGGGTGGTGTGAACGCCGGCGCGTGCAAGGGCACCGTCTACCTGACGTTTGATACGGGCAGCATGAGCCAGGCGCAGTTGATTGCCGACACGCTGCGCCGTCACCGCATCCACGCCACGTTCTTCCTCGCCAACGAGAAAACGGTCAACGGTGACAGCACGCTGGACGACGGCTGGGCTCCGTACTGGAAATCGCTGGCTGCCGACGGCCACGCTTTCGGCACGCACACCTTCGATCACGTCTACTACAAGGGCGAGGCTGGCGCCGGAAAAGTCCGCTTCCGCCCGCAGTTCGGCGAGCAAGGCGGCCGCAACGTCGTTTGGGGCGAGCCCGAATTCTGCGCCGAACTCAAGCGCAGCGCCGAGCGTTTCAAGGCCGTGACTGGCCAGCCGATGGACCCGCTGTGGCGTGCACCGGGCGGCCATCTCTCGGCCACCACCGAAGGCTGGGCCAAGCAGTGCGGTTTTGCCCACGTGGCTTGGGCGCCCGCCGGTTTCCTCGGCGACGAATTGCCGTCCGAGCGCTATCCGAACGACGCGCTGTTGCAAAAGGCGCTGTCCAACCTGCGCGATGGCGACATCACCATGGCGCACCTGGGCATCTGGTCGCGCAAGGACCCGTGGGCACCTGCTGACCTGGAGCCGCTGATCACGGGCCTCGAGCGCAAGGGTTTCTGCTTCGCCACGCTGCGCGATCATCCGCAGTACAAGGCCTGGTTTGCCGCTCACCCAGCGGCCCGCTGA
- a CDS encoding YncE family protein, translating to MSASRASFAFRWFSTLVLSAAALMAAHAARAEVVTVLNSGDASVSLIDKDTRKVLETFPIGKEPHHLIATPDEKSLIVANAVGNDLVFLDPVTGKIQQRVPRIDDPYQIGFSPDQKWFLTTGNRLDRVDIYRWDGHALTIAKQIPAAKTPSHIAFTADSKIAFITVQDSNEVMAIDLPTQTVMWRMTIGSAPAGVWVTTDQKYLLVGMTGADYVEVIDWHTRTSVKRIPTGKGAHNFRALGDKRHLFLSNRVSGTISIIDQQTLTKVGDITGLPPGPDDMELTADGKQLWVTCRWAKTVAIVDVASRSVVEKIKVGRSPHGIYFRSRAPLL from the coding sequence ATGTCTGCCTCGCGCGCCTCGTTTGCCTTCCGTTGGTTCTCCACGCTTGTTCTGTCGGCCGCTGCCTTGATGGCAGCGCACGCGGCGCGTGCAGAAGTCGTCACTGTGCTCAACTCGGGCGACGCCAGCGTCTCACTGATCGACAAGGACACCCGCAAGGTGCTGGAGACCTTCCCGATCGGCAAGGAACCCCACCACCTGATTGCCACGCCTGACGAAAAGTCGCTGATTGTCGCCAACGCGGTCGGCAACGATCTGGTGTTCCTTGATCCGGTCACGGGCAAGATTCAGCAGCGCGTGCCGCGCATTGATGACCCGTACCAGATCGGCTTTTCGCCCGACCAGAAGTGGTTCCTGACCACCGGCAACCGTCTGGACCGTGTTGACATCTACCGTTGGGATGGCCACGCGCTCACCATCGCCAAGCAGATTCCTGCAGCCAAGACGCCCAGCCATATCGCCTTTACGGCAGACAGCAAGATTGCCTTCATTACGGTGCAGGACTCCAACGAGGTGATGGCCATCGATCTGCCCACGCAGACCGTGATGTGGCGCATGACCATCGGCTCCGCGCCGGCCGGCGTGTGGGTCACGACGGATCAGAAATACCTGCTGGTTGGTATGACGGGCGCCGATTACGTTGAGGTGATCGACTGGCATACCCGCACCAGCGTCAAACGCATCCCGACCGGCAAGGGCGCGCACAACTTCCGCGCGCTGGGCGACAAGCGCCATCTGTTCCTGTCGAACCGCGTGTCGGGCACGATCAGCATCATCGACCAGCAAACGCTGACCAAGGTGGGTGACATCACCGGCCTGCCGCCGGGCCCGGATGACATGGAGTTGACCGCTGACGGCAAGCAGCTCTGGGTGACCTGCCGCTGGGCCAAGACGGTGGCGATCGTCGACGTGGCAAGCCGGTCGGTGGTGGAAAAGATCAAGGTCGGGCGCTCGCCGCACGGCATCTACTTCCGTTCGCGCGCGCCGCTCCTCTAA
- the hrpA gene encoding ATP-dependent RNA helicase HrpA, translating into MSDSHAQPSRPRPAAPSPKSPKDTPSPERKPGAGSGGNGRPQRRPKPTPEELAAALEARRARANRVPPITFPEALPVSARRDEIAEAIAKHQVVIVSGETGSGKTTQLPKICLSIGRGIGAGGTGLIGHTQPRRIAATSTAKRIAQEIGTPVGEHVGYQVRFNDALSAGASVKLMTDGILLAETQNDPLLRAYDTIIIDEAHERSLNIDFLLGYLKQLLPRRPDLKIIITSATIDAQRFAEHFAGPKGPAPVIEVSGRLYPVEVRYRPVQRDEKDKERDLYEAIVDAVDELAREGSGDVLIFLPGEREIREAAEALRKHHPAHTEILPLFARLSVQEQERVFRPSNARRIVLATNVAETSLTVPGIRYVVDTGLARVKRYSYRNKVEQLQIEPVSQAAANQRAGRCGRVADGVCIRLYEESDFIARPRFTDPEILRSSLAAVILRMKALRLTDVEQFPFIEPPLGRAIADGYQLLQELGAVDDENALTPLGKQVARLPLDPRVARMILAGRDHQCLREMLIIASALSVQDPRERPQELQQQADQAHRLFADEKSEFLGWVKLWKWFEEAVAHKKSNKQLQENCRSHFLSHVRLREWRDVHSQLHTTVAEQGWKLNETDPTYEQLHLALLTGLLGNIGVRIEEADGKGREYLGARGIKFFLWPGSVIARKAGKWVVGGELIETSRLFGRTLARIEPEWVEKVGAHLLKVSWSDPHWEKKAGQVMAFERGTLYGLPIYQQRRVHFGPMQPKEAREMFIRRALVDCEFETRLPFFAHNQRLVREIENLEHKSRRQDVLVDDELIYAFYDSQIPADIYNTVSFERWYAEAASAGGKAGQKLLYLNRDDLMRHEAAGITTDLFPKVLPIAGIDMGLTYHFEPGSPRDGVTLTVPLYALNQVPAQRAEWLVPGMLKEKVHLLLKSLPQKLRRHCVPLPDYAAGFVSRVKLGDGDLLDRLIADVREQTSIALKRADFKLETLPAHHFMNFKVIDEHGRQLDMGRNLAQLRAELGGRAQQTFQSIAAKDAAVIGAQENAKPSKSAKGGGKGEAPSNAALYSGLTTWNFGELPELLEIRKGNQTLFGYPALVDAGDHCDVEVFDDPAEAARIHRLGLRRLFAIQLREPLKYLEKNIPGLSQMAIQFMNLGTQDELRDQILDATLERACLQDPLPTDDASFGARKDESRARLTLLAQEIARLVGAILTEYAQLPRKLQIAKPFAAAAADIDAQLKTLMHKRFIEATPYAQLTHFPRYLKGIALRIDKLKADPARDTQRMQEMAPLIQQYQRAEKALRVQGQGGSDPRMEEFRWMLEELRIALFAQELRTPVPMSVKRLQKVWESMQR; encoded by the coding sequence ATGTCAGATTCCCATGCCCAGCCGTCCCGGCCACGCCCGGCGGCACCCTCCCCAAAATCGCCGAAAGACACCCCGTCGCCCGAGCGCAAGCCCGGCGCTGGCAGTGGTGGAAATGGTCGTCCTCAGCGCCGCCCGAAACCGACGCCGGAAGAGCTCGCCGCCGCGCTGGAAGCCCGTCGCGCACGCGCCAACCGTGTCCCGCCGATCACGTTTCCTGAGGCGCTGCCTGTTTCGGCCCGCCGCGATGAGATTGCTGAGGCCATCGCCAAGCACCAGGTGGTGATCGTCTCGGGTGAAACCGGCTCGGGCAAGACCACGCAGTTGCCGAAGATCTGCCTGTCGATCGGACGGGGCATTGGCGCGGGCGGCACCGGGTTGATCGGCCATACGCAACCGCGCCGGATTGCCGCCACGTCGACGGCCAAGCGGATTGCGCAGGAGATTGGCACGCCGGTGGGCGAACACGTGGGCTATCAGGTGCGCTTTAACGACGCGCTGTCGGCCGGCGCGTCGGTCAAGCTGATGACCGACGGCATCTTGCTGGCTGAAACGCAGAACGATCCGCTGCTGCGCGCTTACGACACGATCATCATCGACGAGGCGCACGAGCGCAGCCTCAACATCGATTTCCTGCTCGGCTATCTGAAGCAGCTCCTGCCGCGCCGGCCGGACCTGAAGATCATCATCACCTCGGCAACGATCGATGCGCAGCGCTTTGCCGAGCACTTTGCTGGGCCGAAGGGGCCGGCGCCCGTCATCGAAGTCAGCGGCCGGCTGTATCCGGTCGAGGTGCGTTATCGCCCGGTCCAGCGCGACGAGAAAGACAAGGAGCGCGATCTCTACGAGGCGATTGTCGATGCGGTGGACGAACTCGCCCGCGAAGGCTCCGGGGATGTGCTGATCTTCCTGCCCGGCGAGCGCGAGATCCGCGAGGCCGCCGAGGCGCTGCGTAAGCACCATCCGGCGCATACCGAGATCCTGCCGCTGTTTGCGCGCCTCTCCGTGCAGGAACAGGAGCGCGTGTTCCGGCCGTCCAACGCGCGGCGCATCGTGCTGGCGACCAACGTGGCCGAGACCTCGCTCACGGTGCCGGGCATCCGCTACGTGGTCGACACGGGGCTAGCGCGCGTCAAGCGCTATTCGTATCGCAACAAGGTCGAGCAGTTGCAGATCGAGCCGGTATCGCAGGCCGCCGCCAACCAGCGTGCGGGTCGATGCGGTCGGGTGGCCGACGGCGTGTGTATCCGCTTGTACGAGGAATCGGATTTCATCGCGCGGCCGCGCTTTACCGATCCGGAAATCCTGCGTTCGTCGCTGGCGGCGGTCATCTTGCGCATGAAGGCGCTGCGGCTGACCGACGTCGAGCAATTCCCTTTCATCGAACCGCCGTTGGGCCGAGCGATTGCTGACGGCTACCAGCTTTTGCAGGAGCTTGGCGCCGTCGACGACGAAAACGCGCTGACCCCGCTCGGCAAGCAGGTCGCTCGCCTGCCGCTGGACCCGCGCGTGGCGCGGATGATTCTGGCCGGGCGCGACCACCAGTGTCTGCGCGAGATGCTCATCATCGCGAGCGCCTTGTCGGTGCAGGACCCGCGTGAACGTCCGCAGGAACTGCAACAGCAAGCTGACCAAGCACATCGGTTATTTGCCGACGAGAAATCCGAATTCCTCGGCTGGGTGAAGCTGTGGAAGTGGTTTGAAGAAGCCGTCGCGCACAAGAAATCGAACAAGCAGTTGCAGGAGAATTGCCGCTCGCATTTCCTGTCGCACGTGCGGCTGCGCGAATGGCGCGATGTGCATTCGCAATTGCACACGACGGTGGCGGAGCAAGGCTGGAAGCTCAATGAAACCGATCCGACCTACGAGCAGTTGCATCTGGCGCTGCTGACGGGTTTGCTGGGCAACATCGGCGTGCGCATCGAGGAGGCCGACGGCAAGGGCCGCGAATACCTGGGCGCGCGCGGCATCAAGTTCTTCCTGTGGCCGGGCTCGGTCATCGCACGCAAGGCGGGCAAGTGGGTCGTGGGCGGCGAGCTGATCGAAACCAGCCGCCTGTTCGGCCGCACGCTCGCGCGTATCGAGCCGGAGTGGGTGGAGAAGGTCGGCGCGCACCTGCTGAAGGTGTCGTGGAGCGATCCGCACTGGGAAAAGAAGGCTGGCCAGGTGATGGCCTTCGAGCGCGGCACGCTGTACGGCCTGCCGATCTATCAGCAGCGCCGCGTGCATTTCGGGCCGATGCAGCCGAAAGAGGCGCGCGAGATGTTCATCCGCCGTGCGCTGGTCGATTGTGAGTTCGAGACGCGTCTGCCGTTCTTCGCGCACAACCAGCGCCTGGTGCGCGAGATCGAGAACCTGGAGCACAAGTCCCGCCGGCAAGACGTGCTGGTGGACGATGAGCTGATCTACGCGTTTTACGACAGCCAGATCCCGGCGGACATCTACAACACGGTGTCGTTCGAGCGCTGGTATGCCGAGGCCGCCAGCGCCGGTGGCAAAGCTGGCCAGAAGCTGCTGTACCTGAATCGCGATGACCTGATGCGGCACGAAGCGGCCGGCATCACGACGGACCTCTTCCCGAAGGTGCTGCCGATTGCCGGCATCGACATGGGCCTGACGTACCACTTCGAGCCCGGCAGCCCGCGCGATGGCGTGACACTGACGGTGCCGCTGTACGCGCTCAACCAGGTGCCCGCGCAGCGCGCCGAATGGCTGGTGCCCGGCATGCTCAAGGAGAAGGTGCATCTGCTCCTGAAGAGTCTGCCGCAGAAGCTGCGCCGCCACTGCGTGCCGCTGCCGGACTATGCCGCCGGTTTCGTCTCGCGGGTGAAGCTGGGCGACGGCGATCTGCTCGACCGCCTGATCGCCGACGTGCGCGAGCAGACCAGCATCGCGCTCAAGCGTGCCGATTTCAAGCTCGAAACGCTGCCCGCGCATCACTTCATGAACTTCAAAGTGATCGACGAGCACGGTCGCCAGCTCGACATGGGCCGCAACCTGGCCCAGTTGCGCGCTGAACTGGGTGGGCGCGCGCAGCAGACGTTCCAGTCGATCGCTGCGAAAGACGCGGCGGTCATCGGAGCGCAGGAGAATGCCAAGCCGAGCAAGAGCGCAAAGGGCGGCGGCAAGGGCGAGGCGCCGTCCAATGCAGCGCTGTATTCCGGTCTCACGACATGGAATTTCGGCGAACTGCCCGAGCTGCTGGAAATCCGCAAAGGCAACCAGACGCTGTTCGGTTACCCCGCACTTGTCGATGCGGGCGACCACTGCGATGTGGAAGTCTTCGATGATCCGGCCGAGGCAGCACGCATTCATCGCCTGGGTCTGCGCCGGTTGTTCGCGATCCAGCTGCGCGAGCCGTTGAAGTACCTGGAAAAGAACATCCCGGGCCTGTCGCAGATGGCGATCCAGTTCATGAACCTGGGCACGCAGGATGAACTGCGCGACCAGATTCTGGACGCCACGCTGGAGCGAGCGTGTTTACAAGACCCGCTGCCCACCGACGATGCCAGCTTCGGCGCCCGCAAGGACGAAAGCCGCGCCCGCTTGACGCTGCTGGCGCAGGAGATTGCCCGGCTGGTCGGTGCCATCCTCACGGAATACGCGCAACTGCCGCGCAAGCTGCAGATCGCCAAGCCATTTGCCGCCGCCGCTGCGGACATCGACGCGCAACTGAAAACGCTGATGCACAAGCGCTTCATCGAGGCGACGCCGTATGCGCAGTTGACGCACTTCCCGCGTTACCTGAAGGGCATCGCCTTGCGCATCGACAAGCTCAAGGCGGACCCCGCGCGCGACACGCAGCGCATGCAGGAGATGGCGCCGCTCATCCAGCAATACCAGCGCGCCGAGAAAGCGTTGCGCGTGCAAGGGCAGGGCGGCAGCGACCCGCGCATGGAGGAGTTCCGCTGGATGCTGGAGGAGTTGCGCATCGCCCTGTTTGCGCAGGAGTTGCGCACACCAGTGCCGATGTCGGTCAAACGGTTGCAGAAGGTATGGGAATCGATGCAGCGGTAG